In the genome of Coturnix japonica isolate 7356 chromosome Z, Coturnix japonica 2.1, whole genome shotgun sequence, one region contains:
- the NOL6 gene encoding nucleolar protein 6: MAGFKEPAEAAEAEEVEQGPHTPVRGAARGKKRKAAAPAPALQAVKLSRAELYKPPTSEELNRLKETEDLFHSSLLRLQIEELLKEVTLKETKKKKIDAFLHEINNLLSAIPESPETDITDQTWLPNGVKVPFLQVPFNVKGKFHFLPPDELSVVGSYLLGTCIKPEINVDVAVTMPREILQDKDNLNQRYHRKRALYLAHIAHHLAKENIFGSVKFAYMNSNHLKPILLLRPQGKDEKLVTVRLHACPAPDFFKPSRFYPSKNNVRTAWFMEQSTPKEGAPEPATPHYNNSILCDTVLLSHLHFLSGVSTDFPGMKDGLALLKVWLNQRQLSKGFGCFSGFLASMLVAYLVVKRKIVKVMSGYQVLRNVLQFLATTDLSVTGISLAKDTDTCLPALADFHHAFEVVFVDPSGLVNLCADMTASKYHQVQFEAKCSMEILDDRMVDGFQALLMTSKPMLRTFDHVFHLKHVSKLQSACKKMKLLNELMDRGGSYVAAALPFIVSLLTRGLAKRALLVAHSLPQTPEWPIDTEPPKHKDIGSLMFGILFVPEFAASTLEKGPQADRPEATDFRTFWGEKSELRRFQDGTICEAVVWEASTSHQKRLIPEQIVRHLLKLHADIPESSICYTGALLESVIKNGKKALGTGEEDMVSVVCSYDDLSRKLWNLEGLPLTVTAVQGVHPALRYTDVFPPIPMKPIYSFHKQDKTRNLLLPSEEKPCPAYITPLKIICHMEGSGQWPQDKDAIKRIKAAFHLQLAELLQQQHQLICRPAVTHTDIYKDGYVFRLQVAYHREPLILKEVVTPEGMLKYQDTEESQRLELETLHQPYLTSSLHGLQQQHPVFGSTCRLAKRWISAQLLSDSISEECVDLLVAFLFLQPAPFTPPSSPQVGFLRFLNLLATYDWRNSPLIVNLNAGLTDADCTEIKNKFVAARSRLPVMFIATPKDKWNSIWTQERPSAQILQRLLVLASESVRALEEQLMDPLSSLDVKIVFRPPLDLYDVLIHLNSNQIPRHLESVDWPVKSFSRGVVKNSAAARILFPVVDYDPVQCYLQDLREAFSDLALFFYDKHGGEVIAVLWKPSSFQPQPFKVSNMKGHTVTTRNNELVCVPNIEAILEDFEVLGEGLVKRVEARTEKWTI; encoded by the exons ATGGCG GGCTTTAAGGAGCCGGCAGAGGCAGCGGAGGCCGAGGAGGTGGAGCAGGGCCCACACACCCCAGTGCGCGGCGCTGCACGGGGTAAGAAGAGGAAAgcggcggccccggccccggcgcTGCAGGCGGTGAAGCTGAGCCGGGCCGAGCTGTACAAACCTCCCACCAGCGAGGAGCTGAACCGGCTGAAGGAGACCGAGGACCTGTTCCACTCCAGCCTGCTGCGGCTGCAG ATTGAAGAACTTTTAAAGGAGGTGACACTGAAGGagacaaagaagaagaagatcGATGCTTTCCTCCATGAAATTAACAACTTGTTGAGTGCCATCCCAGAGTCTCCAGAAACTGAT ATCACTGACCAGACTTGGCTTCCCAATGGTGTGAAGGTGCCATTCCTGCAAGTGCCTTTCAATGTGAAGGGGAAGTTCCACTTCCTTCCCCCAGATGAGCTGAGCGTGGTGGGCAGCTACCTGCTGGGCACCTGCATTAAGCCGGAGATCAATGTGGATGTGGCGGTGACCATGCCACGG GAGATCTTACAGGACAAAGACAACCTGAACCAGCGCTACCACCGCAAGAGAGCTTTATATCTGGCCCACATTGCCCACCATTTAGCAAAGGAGAATATCTTTGGCAGCGTGAAGTTTGCCTACATGAACAGCAACCATCTCAAGCCCATTCTGCTCCTGAGGCCACAAG GCAAGGATGAAAAGCTGGTTACTGTTCGACTTCATGCCTGTCCTGCCCCAGATTTCTTCAAGCCAAGCCGCTTTTATCCTAGCAAGAACAATGTCCGGACAGCCTGGTTCATGGAGCAGAGCACACCCAAAGAAG GAGCTCCTGAGCCTGCTACCCCACACTACAACAACTCCATTCTCTGTGACACGGTGCTGCTGTCCCACCTGCACTTCTTGTCTGGCGTGTCCACTGACTTTCCAGGCATGAAGGATGGCCTGGCGCTTCTCAAAGTGTGGCTGAACCAGAGGCAGCTCAGCAAG GGCTTCGGATGCTTCAGTGGCTTTTTGGCCTCCATGCTTGTTGCCTACCTGGTGGTGAAACGCAAGATTGTCAAGGTGATGAGTGGGTACCAGGTGCTGAGAAATGTCCTGCAGTTCCTAG ctACCACTGACCTGAGTGTGACAGGGATCAGCCTTGCAAAGGACACAGATACCTGCCTG CCTGCACTGGCCGACTTCCACCATGCATTTGAAGTGGTCTTTGTGGATCCCTCTGGACTGGTGAACCTCTGTGCGGATATGACAGCCAGCAAATATCACCAG GTTCAGTTTGAAGCCAAATGCTCCATGGAAATTCTGGATGACAGAATGGTGGATGGCTTCCAGGCACTGCTCATGACCTCAAAGCCCATGCTTAGAACCTTTGACCATGTCTTCCA ccttaAACATGTCTCCAAACTGCAAAGTGCCTGCAAGAAGATGAAGCTGCTGAACGAGCTGATGGATCGGGGTGGGAGCTatgtggctgcagctcttcccttcaTTGTCTCACTGCTGACCCGTGGGCTGGCCAAAAGAGCACTGCTTGTGGCTCACTCCCTGCCCCAGACCCCTGAG tggcCAATTGATACTGAACCTCCCAAACACAAGGATATCGGATCTCTGATGTTTGGGATCCTGTTTGTCCCTGAGTTTGCTGCTAGCACACTAGAGAAGGGACCACAGGCTGATCGCCCTGAG GCCACAGATTTCCGGACTTTCTGGGGGGAGAAGTCTGAGCTGCGACGATTCCAGGATGGCACTATCTGCGAGGCTGTGGTGTGGGAGGCCAGCACCAGCCATCAGAAACGTCTCATTCCTGAGCAGATTGTCCGGCACCTATTGAAGCT CCATGCGGACATTCCTGAATCGTCCATCTGCTACACAGGAGCGCTGCTGGAGTCTGTGATCAAGAATGGGAAGAAG GCATTAGGGACGGGTGAGGAGGACATGGTCAGCGTTGTCTGCTCCTATGATGACCTGAGCCGCAAACTGTGGAACCTGGAGGGGCTGCCACTAACAGTGACAGCTGTACAAGGCGTCCACCCGGCCCTTCGGTACACGGAT GTCTTCCCTCCTATTCCAATGAAGCCAATTTACTCATTCCACAAGCAAGACAAGACCAGGAACTTGCTGCTTCCTTCAGAGGAGAAGCCCTGTCCTGCTTATATAACCCCTTTGAAAA TCATATGCCACATGGAAGGCAGTGGCCAGTGGCCACAGGACAAAGATGCCATCAAGCGCATCAAGGCAGCTTTCCACCTCCAGCTGGCTgagcttctccagcagcagcaccagttGATCTGCAGACCTGCAGTCACCCACACTGACATATACAAG GATGGCTATGTTTTCCGTCTCCAAGTGGCCTATCATCGTGAGCCTCTAATCTTGAAGGAAGTAGTCACTCCAGAAGGGATGCTGAAGTACCAGGACACAGAGGAGTCTCAGCGGCTGGAGCTCGAGACATTGCATCAGCCCTATCTAACCAGCTCACTGCATGG actccagcagcagcatcctgtcTTTGGCAGCACTTGCCGGCTGGCCAAGCGCTGGATCAGTGCCCAGCTCCTGAGTGACAGCATCTCTGAGGAGTGTGTGGACTTGCTTGTGGCATTTCTCTTCCTCCAACCAGCCCCCTTCACGCCACCCAG TTCTCCACAGGTCGGGTTTCTGCGcttcctcaacctgctggcaACCTATGACTGGAGAAATAGCCCACTCATCGTCAACCTGAATGCTGGCCTCACAG ATGCTGACTGCACAGAGATCAAGAACAAGTTTGTGGCTGCTCGCTCTCGCCTTCCTGTCATGTTCATCGCCACCCCCAAAGACAAGTGGAATTCAATATGGACCCAGGAGCGACCCTCGGCACAG ATCCTGCAGCGCCTTCTTGTTTTGGCCTCAGAGTCTGTCCGGGCCCTGGAGGAGCAGCTCATGGACCCACTCAGCAGTCTGGATGTGAAG attGTCTTCCGCCCTCCCTTGGACCTCTATGATGTCCTCATCCACTTGAATTCCAATCAGATTCCTCGACATCTGGAGAGTGTGGACTGGCCAGTGAAGTCATTTTCCCGGGGAGTGGTGAAGAACAGTGCTGCAGCGAGGATCCTCTTTCCCGTGGTGGATTATGACCCTGTACAGTGCTACCTACAGGACCTGAGA GAAGCCTTCAGTGATCTCGCCTTATTCTTCTATGACAAGCATGGTGGGGAAGTGATTGCAGTTTTGTGGAAACCTTCGAGCTTTCAGCCTCAGCCTTTTAAG GTCTCCAATATGAAAGGACATACTGTGACAACTCGGAACAATGAGCTGGTTTGTGTTCCCAACATAGAAGCAATTCTGGAGGACTTTGAGGTATTGGGAGAAGGCCTGGTCAAAAGAGTAGAAGCTCGTACAGAGAAATGGACTATCTGA